One Diospyros lotus cultivar Yz01 chromosome 1, ASM1463336v1, whole genome shotgun sequence genomic window carries:
- the LOC127786873 gene encoding uncharacterized protein LOC127786873 isoform X1 has translation MQTNSALILNCRIFCGIEHRIATSRVIYNIMDPNNFVDENCRLYIGNLDLRITEAALIKMFSPFGKIVAEDFLWHTRGPKRGEPRGFAFVQFSTKEEAKLAKENMNGRLACGRPLVVRLASEKYLAEATDGSGRALGEAAKSGFAGSSSGQMSRSAKIAAIKNKLKAMEEESHSSKKQKQERMG, from the exons ATGCAGACAAATTCAGCTTTGATACTCAACTGCAGAATATTTTGTGGGATTGAGCACAGAATTGCTACTTCGCGTGTCATCTATAATATCATG GATCcaaataattttgttgatgAAAACTGTAGACTCTATATTGGCAATCTTGATCTGAGGATAACAGA GGCTGCTTTGATTAAGATGTTCTCTCCATTTGGAAAGATTGTTGCGGAGGACTTCTTGTGGCATACACGTGGCCCCAAGCGTGGGGAACCACGTGGGTTTGCTTTCGTTCAGTTTAGCACCAAAGAG GAAGCTAAACTGGCCAAGGAAAATATGAATGGGAGACTGGCTTGTGGGCGCCCGCTGGTTGTACGTCTTGCTAGTGAAAAGTACTTGGCAGAAGCAACAGATGGTTCTGGGAGAGCATTGGGCGAGGCAGCCAAGTCGGGTTTTGCTGGCAGCAGTTCTGGACAGATGAGCCGAAGCGCCAAAATTGCagctataaaaaataaattgaaggCCATGGAGGAAGAAAGCCATAGCTCGAAGAAGCAGAAACAGGAGAGGATGGGATAG
- the LOC127794049 gene encoding LOW QUALITY PROTEIN: uncharacterized protein LOC127794049 (The sequence of the model RefSeq protein was modified relative to this genomic sequence to represent the inferred CDS: inserted 4 bases in 2 codons; deleted 1 base in 1 codon) produces MQQYLHSYSLLLSHRLGSAGRKWRRSFCFYSLPGVFRCRCRKTLSHVYAKTPSRFQLLTSKPQYLFSYAKDQAPVISPLVLPTSARRRVEVRSHLNFPLISPKDHWDGTWTALFATGAFGIWSEKTDIGKTLSGAXSTLIGLAASNLGIISSEAPAYSVVLRFLLPLAVPLLLFQADLRPVIQSTGKLLLAFLIGSVATTVGTVVAFFLVPMRSLGQDGWKIAAALMGRHIGGAVNYVAISEALXVSPSVLAAGLAADNVICAVYFTTLFALASRIPPESSTSTDGFFTVVGASGNVWNVINTAPSIFMFSLVQIAVHLVVIIGVGKLSRFELRLLLLASNANVGGPTTACGMATAKGWSSLVVPGQDQARFVIQQAMFKFSRFVIQDQARFALPRIKREADNGDVAKKPET; encoded by the exons ATGCAGCAATATCTCCATTCTTACAgcttgcttttatctcatcgaCTGGGGTCTG CTGGCCGGAAATGGCGTCGAAGCTTCTGTTTCTACAGCCTTCCCGGCGTCTTTCGTTGCCGTTGCCGGAAAACTCTTTCTCATGTTTATGCCAAAACACCTTCACGGTTTCAACTCTTAACTTCAAAGCCTCAATATCTTTTCTCCTACGCTAAAGATCAAGCTCCGGTGATCTCACCTCTCGTTCTCCCCACTTCGGCAAGGAGACGCGTAGAAGTTCGATCGCATTTGAATTTCCCTCTGATTTCTCCCAAAGATCACTGG GATGGCACTTGGACCGCTCTCTTCGCCACCGGCGCCTTTGGCATCTG GTCGGAGAAGACAGATATAGGGAAGACATTGAGTGGTGC TAGCACTCTAATTGGACTTGCTGCCAGTAATTTGGGGATTATATCGAGCGAAGCTCCAGCCTACTCTGTTGTCTTGAGGTTTCTGCTCCCTTTGGCTGTTCCATTGCTGTTATTTCAGGCTGACCTGCGTCCAGTTATACAGTCAACAGGGAAGCTGCTCTTGGCTTTCTTGATTGGATCAG TTGCAACAACTGTTGGAACAGTGGTGGCTTTTTTCCTTGTGCCAATGCGGTCTCTTGGTCAAGATGGTTGGAAGATAGCAGCTGCCCTCATGGGTAGACATATTGGTGGAG CTGTCAATTATGTTGCCATTTCTGAAGCTCT GGTCTCTCCTTCAGTTTTAGCTGCAGGACTAGCTGCAGATAATGTGATTTGTGCAGTATATTTTACAACATTGTTTGCTCTAGCTTCCAGAATACCTCCCGAGTCTTCAACATCTACCGATG GTTTTTTCACGGTGGTGGGTGCAAGCGGGAACGTGTGGAATGTCATCAACACAGCACCGAGTATATTCATGTTTTCTCTTGTCCAGATCGCTGTTCATCTTGTGGTGATTATTGGAGTAGGGAAGTTGTCTCGCTTCGAGCTCAGGTTATTGCTTTTGGCTTCAAATGCCAATGTTGGAGGGCCAACAACAGCCTGTGGAATGGCTACTGCTAAGGGATGGAGCTCTTTAGTTGTTCCTG GCCAAGATCAGGCTAGGTTTGTAATCCAACAAGCCATGTTCAAATTCTCTAGGTTTGTAATCCAAGATCAGGCTAGGTTTGCACTTCCCAGGATAAAGCGGGAAGCTGATAATGGAGATGTGGCCAAGAAGCCTGAAACATGA
- the LOC127786873 gene encoding uncharacterized protein LOC127786873 isoform X2 has protein sequence MDPNNFVDENCRLYIGNLDLRITEAALIKMFSPFGKIVAEDFLWHTRGPKRGEPRGFAFVQFSTKEEAKLAKENMNGRLACGRPLVVRLASEKYLAEATDGSGRALGEAAKSGFAGSSSGQMSRSAKIAAIKNKLKAMEEESHSSKKQKQERMG, from the exons ATG GATCcaaataattttgttgatgAAAACTGTAGACTCTATATTGGCAATCTTGATCTGAGGATAACAGA GGCTGCTTTGATTAAGATGTTCTCTCCATTTGGAAAGATTGTTGCGGAGGACTTCTTGTGGCATACACGTGGCCCCAAGCGTGGGGAACCACGTGGGTTTGCTTTCGTTCAGTTTAGCACCAAAGAG GAAGCTAAACTGGCCAAGGAAAATATGAATGGGAGACTGGCTTGTGGGCGCCCGCTGGTTGTACGTCTTGCTAGTGAAAAGTACTTGGCAGAAGCAACAGATGGTTCTGGGAGAGCATTGGGCGAGGCAGCCAAGTCGGGTTTTGCTGGCAGCAGTTCTGGACAGATGAGCCGAAGCGCCAAAATTGCagctataaaaaataaattgaaggCCATGGAGGAAGAAAGCCATAGCTCGAAGAAGCAGAAACAGGAGAGGATGGGATAG